The proteins below are encoded in one region of Longimicrobium sp.:
- a CDS encoding DUF2007 domain-containing protein translates to MFLEGPPWEVAGSFGTVLEAEFAAATLQEAGIPARVHGAHVGIWGAGYQGPSMYGVSVVVPRQRLEEAKTLLGDFFGEGGETQA, encoded by the coding sequence ATGTTCCTGGAAGGCCCTCCCTGGGAGGTGGCAGGAAGCTTCGGCACGGTGCTGGAGGCCGAGTTCGCGGCGGCCACGCTGCAGGAGGCCGGCATCCCGGCGCGGGTGCACGGCGCGCACGTGGGGATCTGGGGCGCAGGCTACCAGGGACCCTCCATGTACGGCGTGAGCGTCGTCGTTCCCCGCCAGCGGCTGGAGGAGGCGAAGACGCTGCTGGGCGACTTTTTCGGGGAAGGCGGGGAGACGCAGGCGTAG